The following coding sequences lie in one Glycine max cultivar Williams 82 chromosome 19, Glycine_max_v4.0, whole genome shotgun sequence genomic window:
- the PUR3 gene encoding phosphoribosylglycinamide formyltransferase, chloroplastic — translation MSMEAQQILSRFCPKPSSVPSIPIVKQQFSPKFPRLPSSSLYPSSQSQNLNVPSGAFHPISIVHKEVCSSSCKRIWCSSSSSSTAEPKEGHEVRAQVTVRRKKLAVFVSGGGSNFRAIHEASKRGSLHGDVLVLVTNKSDCGGAEYARNNGIPVILYHISKDESNPSDLVDTLRKFEVDFILLAGYLKLIPVELIRAYKRSIFNIHPSLLPAFGGKGFYGMKVHKAVIASGARFSGPTIHFVDEHYDTGRILAQRVVPVLANDTVEELAARVLKEEHQLYVEVVEALCEERVVWRQDGVPLIQSKENPNEFR, via the exons ATGTCCATGGAAGCTCAACAGATTCTTTCCAGATTCTGTCCAAAACCATCTTCAGTGCCATCTATTCCAATTGTGAAACAACAATTCTCTCCAAAGTTCCCTCGTTTACCTTCTTCATCGTTGTATCCTTCTAGTCAATCTCAGAATCTCAATGTTCCTAGTGGAGCTTTCCATCCTATCAGCATTGTGCACAAAGAAGTGTGTTCTAGTTCTTGCAAGAGGATATggtgcagcagcagcagcagcagcactGCAGAACCAAAGGAGGGCCATGAGGTGAGGGCTCAGGTCACCGTGCGAAGGAAAAAGCTAGCAGTTTTCGTTTCTGGTGGAGGATCCAACTTCAGAGCAATTCATGAGGCCTCCAAAAGGGGATCACTTCATGGAGATGTTCTTGTGTTGGTCACAAATAAAAGTG ATTGTGGAGGTGCGGAGTATGCAAGAAATAATGGTATCCCAGTTATACTGTACCATATATCAAAGGATGAATCTAATCCAAGTGACCTTGTTGATACACTAAG GAAATTTGAGgttgattttattcttttagcTGGATACCTCAAACTTATACCAGTGGAATTGATCCGAGCTTACAAAAGATCTATATTCAACATTCATCCATCACTTCTTCCAGCTTTTGGAGGCAAGGGATTCTATGGCATGAAAGTGCACAAAGCAGTAATTGCTTCTGGAGCAAG GTTTTCAGGTCCTACCATTCATTTTGTTGATGAACACTATGATACAGGGCGTATCCTTGCACAGCGTGTTGTCCCTGTGCTTGCCAATGATACTGTAGAAGAGCTGGCTGCAAGGGTTCTCAAAGAG GAGCACCAATTATATGTGGAGGTGGTGGAGGCTTTATGCGAAGAACGTGTGGTTTGGAGGCAAGATGGTGTTCCTCTCATCCAAAGCAAAGAAAACCCCAATGAGTTTCGCTGA
- the LOC100808073 gene encoding probable zinc metalloprotease EGY1, chloroplastic has translation MGTLTSCSFMPLNSEFRSNPVRRAFRERIQCHKLTRLRGASSCFFSRARVPKWGKSKLSNFDSLRCFATNNDNNSDDGDKDSNNVGAAGEESGGDDSKSNVTTTMPEEERGFTSQKSTPPSTSQRSSLSSLGPAYNTFQVDSFKLIELLGPEKVDPADVKLIKDKLFGYSTFWVTKEEPFGDLGEGILFIGNLRGKREDVFAKLQNQLVEVTGDKYNLFMVEEPNADSPDPRGGPRVSFGLLRKEVSEPGPMTLWQYVIALLLFLLTIGSSVELGIASQINRLPPEVVKYFTDPDAVEAPDMELLFPFVDSALPLAYGVLGVLLFHEVGHFLSAFPKQVKLSIPFFIPNITLGSFGAITQFKSILPDRSTQVDISLAGPFAGAVLSFSMFAVGLLLSSNPDITGDLVQVPSLLFQGSLLLGLISRATLGYAAMHAETVPIHPLVIAGWCGLTIQAFNMLPVGCLDGGRAVQGAFGKNALVGFGLTTYTLLGLGVLGGPLSLPWGLYVLLCQRAPEKPCLNDVTEVGTWRKALVAIAIFLVVLTLVPVGDELAEELGIGLVTAF, from the exons ATGGGGACTCTAACGAGTTGCAGCTTCATGCCTCTGAACTCGGAGTTCCGCTCCAACCCGGTTCGCCGCGCCTTCAGGGAGAGGATTCAGTGCCATAAGCTCACGCGCTTGAGGGGCGCCTCCTCCTGCTTCTTCTCACGCGCGCGAGTACCCAAATGGGGCAAGTCGAAGCTCTCCAATTTTGATAGCCTTAGGTGTTTTGCTACTAATAATGACAACAACAGTGACGACGGCGACAAGGACAGTAACAACGTTGGTGCCGCCGGAGAGGAAAGTGGTGGCGACGATTCGAAATCCAACGTTACGACGACGATGCCCGAAGAAGAGAGAGGATTCACTTCGCAGAAATCGACGCCTCCTTCCACTTCTCAGAGG TCGTCTTTGTCATCGCTTGGACCAGCATACAACACTTTTCAAGTTGATTCTTTCAAACTTATTGAGCTCCTTGGGCCTGAGAAGGTTGATCCTGCTGATGTAAAGCTGATTAAGGATAAGCTTTTTGGGTATTCGACCTTCTGGGTGACGAAAGAGGAGCCTTTTGGAGACTTGGGAGAAGGCATTCTTTTCATTGGGAATTTAAGGGGGAAGAGAGAGGATGTTTTTGCCAAACTCCAGAATCAGCTAGTTGAAGTCACGGGTGATAAGTACAACCTTTTTATGGTGGAGGAACCCAATGCGGACAGTCCTGATCCACGCGGTGGGCCACGTGTGAGCTTTGGTTTGCTGCGGAAGGAGGTTTCTGAGCCGGGGCCGATGACGCTTTGGCAATATGTCATTGCATTGCTGTTATTTCTCCTAACTATTGGTTCCTCAGTGGAGCTAGGAATTGCATCTCAG ATCAACAGACTTCCTCCAGAAGTTGTGAAATATTTCACAGATCCGGATGCTGTTGAAGCTCCAGATATGGAGCTGCTATTTCCATTTGTTGACTCGGCTTTACCTTTAGCATATGGTGTCTTGGGGGTTCTTCTGTTTCAT GAGGTTGGACACTTTCTATCAGCATTTCCTAAACAAGTAAAATTAAGCATACCTTTCTTCATTCCAAACATCACACTTGGCAGCTTTGGTGCTATTACACAG TTTAAATCCATCCTTCCTGATAGAAGTACACAAGTAGACATATCACTTGCGGGTCCCTTTGCTGGTGCTGTATTATCATTTTCGATGTTTGCTGTTGGCCTTCTTCTCTCATCAAATCCAGATATAACAGGAGATTTGGTGCAAGTACCTAGCTTGTTGTTTCAAGGTTCCTTGCTTCTTGGATTGATCAGTAGAGCAACCCTTGGTTATGC AGCAATGCATGCTGAAACAGTTCCAATTCACCCTCTTGTGATTGCAGGCTG GTGTGGCTTAACCATACAAGCTTTTAACATGCTTCCAGTGGGGTGCCTTGATGGTGGAAGAGCAGTGCAG GGTGCTTTTGGAAAAAATGCGCTAGTGGGCTTTGGTTTAACAACGTATACATTGCTTGGATTAGGAGTG CTTGGTGGAcctctttcacttccttggGGACTTTATGTTTTGTTATGTCAG AGGGCACCAGAGAAACCATGCTTAAATGATGTGACAGAGGTTGGAACATGGAGAAAGGCACTTGTGGCAATTGCTATTTTTCTTGTTGTCTTGACTCTTGTTCCTGTTGGGGATGAGCTTGCAGAGGAACTGGGTATAGGTCTTGTAACTGCATTTTGA
- the LOC100808605 gene encoding uncharacterized protein, whose amino-acid sequence MRSFSSSLFLLLFFFSSSLSNPQNAPLSLKGVDIERPVLEFSPSVLPGISGSLGVKDALRCERVRVSGISRVKLGSYANSYHVTLAPSVSIPEKLHSKIQVCFHRNETVGWCQCEKDEWRGVQKGVWNAVMSPYETRYVDVRINGEILGSVTVAIEEDFQQWRLVCLAVGLILLLLAPTVSRWVPFYYSTSMAIGIFLVIIILLFQGMKLMPTGRKNIFYLTIYGSVVGAGSFLLHQFSLILNSIFQSLGMSEEMHNPVAVFVILGIILAGAALGYLIVRRFVISKEDGSVDAGVAQFVKWAMRIIGSTFILQSTLDPLLAIGALISCGAACKLISAIKWLCGWYETSNDDYSLQWMRGRRGRAEFLSKSTPKGKHWSSPKGKLWNSPRRSAWSDSPVRGVVSPSSGISSQSSGTQAGQNYYSTFHKTRNRKKFTKQEWDEFTRESTKQALAEWAASPEFTDWIVEHADRIQVLPSESSDETMGSESDSTDRGSGRGFGLFNWQ is encoded by the exons ATGAGATCCTTCTCCTCTTCcctctttctccttctcttcttcttctcttcttcactCTCCAATCCCCAAAATGCCCCTCTCTCACTCAAAG GTGTTGATATTGAAAGGCCGGTTTTGGAGTTCTCCCCTTCCGTTCTTCCCGGTATTTCGGGTTCTCTAGGTGTTAAGGACGCTTTACGATGCGAGCGTGTTCGGGTTTCGGGCATCTCGAGAGTGAAACTTGGGAGCTACGCTAATTCGTACCATGTTACTTTGGCTCCCTCCGTTTCGATCCCCGAGAAGTTGCATAGCAAAATTCAGGTTTGCTTCCACAG GAATGAAACAGTTGGATGGTGTCAGTGTGAGAAAGATGAGTGGAGGGGGGTGCAGAAGGGGGTCTGGAATGCTGTTATGTCACCTTATGAAACGAGATATGTTGATGTGAGGATCAATGGAGAAATATTGGGTTCTGTTACAGTTGCTATTGAAGAAG ATTTTCAGCAATGGCGCCTTGTTTGTCTTGCAGTAGGATTGATACTGTTGTTGTTGGCTCCAACTGTTAGCAGATGGGTTCCGTTTTATTATAGCACTTCAATGGCTATAGGGATCTTTCTTGTCATTATAATCCTTCTTTTTCAG GGCATGAAATTAATGCCAACTGGAAGAAAAAATATCTTCTACCTTACCATATATGGTTCAGTG GTTGGAGCTGGGTCATTCCTTTTGCAccaattttctttgatcttaaattcaatttttcagAGTCTTGGGATGAGTGAAGAGATGCACAATCCA GTTGCTGTTTTTGTAATACTGGGCATCATCTTGGCTGGAGCTGCTTTAGGCTACTTGATCGTTAGGAGGTTTGTTATTTCAAAAGAAGATGGTAGTGTGGATGCTGGGGTTGCTCAGTTTGTGAAATGGGCTATGCGCATTATTGGATCCACTTTCATTTTGCAG AGCACTCTTGATCCTCTTCTAGCAATTGGAGCTTTGATCTCTTGTGGAGCTGCTTGCAAACTTATTTCTGCCATAAAATGGCTTTGTGGATG GTATGAAACTTCAAATGACGACTATTCGCTGCAATGGATGAGAGGAAGACGCGGTCGTGCGGAATTCCTTAGCAAGTCAACCCCTAAAGGGAAACATTGGAGTAGCCCTAAAGGAAAATTGTGGAATAGCCCTAGAAGATCAGCATGGTCTGACTCTCCTGTCAGAG GTGTTGTATCACCATCTTCCGGGATTTCGTCACAATCTTCAGGGACTCAAGCAGGGCAGAATTATTATTCAACTTTCCACAAGACCCGGAACAGAAAGAAGTTCACAAAGCAAGAGTGGGATGAGTTCACAAGAGAATCCACTAAGCAGGCTCTAGCAGAATGGGCAGCTTCTCCAGAATTCACTGATTGGATCGTTGAGCATGCAGACCGGATACAAGTCCTTCCAAGCGAGAGTTCGGATGAGACAATGGGAAGTGAATCGGATTCCACAGATCGAGGAAGTGGAAGAGGATTTGGGCTTTTTAATTGGCAGTGA